Proteins found in one Sporosarcina jeotgali genomic segment:
- a CDS encoding dihydroorotase encodes MHKLLRNIWLFNETSQDLKDVRIQDGKIAEIGQNLEVKGAEVIEGNGYCLAPGFVDVHVHLREPGGEHKETIESGTKAAAKGGYTTICAMPNTRPVPDTIKNIEHVNELIEKNAVIRVLPYASITIREAGKERTNLAELKEHGAFAFTDDGVGIQQAGMMLETMQDAAKLNMAVVAHCEDNTLIYGGAMHEGIRNKELGLPGIPSVAESVHIARDILLAEAAGAHYHVCHVSTKESVRVIRDAKRAGVHVTAEVTPHHLLLTEHDIPEDDAAWKMNPPLRGNEDLAALREGLLDGTLDFIATDHAPHSAEEKAAGFKTAPFGITGFETAFPLLYTNFVKNGDWTLNQLIDWFAKKPCDVFDLPYGSIEEGAIADLVLLDLTTEQAINPTAFLSKGKNTPFTGVTCTGWPVLTMYGGETVYSVQK; translated from the coding sequence ATGCACAAGCTGCTCCGAAATATTTGGCTATTTAATGAAACTTCACAAGATTTAAAGGATGTACGCATACAAGACGGTAAGATTGCAGAAATCGGACAAAACTTGGAAGTAAAAGGTGCCGAAGTGATTGAAGGAAACGGGTATTGCCTGGCACCAGGATTTGTCGATGTCCATGTACATTTACGCGAGCCGGGCGGCGAGCACAAAGAAACAATTGAGAGTGGAACGAAAGCTGCTGCTAAAGGCGGTTACACAACCATCTGTGCGATGCCAAATACACGTCCTGTTCCAGATACCATTAAAAATATTGAACACGTGAACGAGTTAATTGAAAAAAATGCAGTAATTCGTGTGTTGCCATATGCATCGATTACGATTCGAGAAGCTGGAAAAGAGCGCACGAATTTAGCAGAACTAAAAGAACATGGAGCATTCGCATTTACGGATGACGGCGTAGGTATTCAACAAGCCGGAATGATGCTTGAGACCATGCAAGACGCGGCAAAATTGAACATGGCTGTTGTTGCACACTGTGAAGATAATACGCTCATTTATGGAGGAGCGATGCACGAAGGGATCCGGAATAAGGAACTCGGACTTCCGGGAATTCCTTCTGTTGCAGAATCAGTCCATATTGCACGAGATATTCTTCTTGCTGAAGCTGCAGGTGCACATTACCATGTTTGCCACGTAAGCACGAAAGAATCCGTTCGTGTCATCCGTGATGCAAAACGAGCTGGTGTCCATGTTACTGCTGAAGTGACGCCTCACCATTTATTGCTGACAGAACATGATATTCCTGAAGATGATGCTGCTTGGAAGATGAACCCTCCATTGCGTGGAAACGAAGACTTGGCGGCACTGAGAGAAGGATTGCTTGACGGAACACTAGATTTCATTGCAACGGATCATGCGCCGCATAGTGCGGAAGAAAAGGCTGCAGGATTCAAAACAGCGCCGTTCGGAATCACAGGATTTGAAACAGCATTCCCATTGCTTTATACAAATTTCGTGAAAAACGGAGACTGGACATTGAATCAGCTAATCGACTGGTTTGCGAAAAAACCATGTGACGTTTTCGACCTTCCATATGGTTCAATTGAAGAAGGAGCTATTGCTGATCTGGTACTGCTCGATTTGACGACTGAACAGGCCATTAACCCGACTGCGTTTTTATCAAAAGGAAAAAATACACCGTTTACAGGAGTAACTTGTACGGGATGGCCCGTGTTGACAATGTATGGCGGTGAAACGGTCTATTCTGTGCAAAAGTGA
- a CDS encoding dihydroorotate dehydrogenase electron transfer subunit translates to MIVQNRMAICSTRQIADNIIEMVLTGNLVNEIASPGQFVHIRVTDTFEPLLRRPISIASFDKVKEQMTLIFRAEGRGTQLLAAKQIDAEVDVLGPLGNGFSADNSVKGETALLIGGGIGVPPLYQLSKELTAKGVKCVHILGFQSAAAVFYEEEFAALGETRIVTADGSAGEQGFVTDSLARNPVDFTTYYTCGPTPMLHAVQQAFHDKQGFLSFEQRMGCGIGACFACVCETQTGQDMPYVKVCSDGPVFPAGVVAI, encoded by the coding sequence ATGATTGTGCAGAACAGAATGGCAATATGCTCAACACGTCAAATCGCAGATAATATTATCGAAATGGTACTTACAGGGAATCTTGTGAATGAAATTGCTTCACCGGGGCAGTTCGTTCATATCCGAGTTACAGATACATTTGAACCATTGCTTAGACGGCCAATTTCAATTGCCTCTTTTGATAAAGTAAAGGAACAAATGACACTTATTTTCCGCGCTGAAGGCAGGGGGACGCAATTACTTGCTGCCAAACAGATCGATGCTGAAGTGGATGTCCTTGGACCTCTTGGAAATGGCTTCTCAGCTGACAATTCTGTCAAGGGTGAAACTGCCCTTTTGATAGGAGGAGGAATTGGGGTTCCTCCTCTGTATCAGCTATCAAAAGAACTGACCGCCAAAGGAGTAAAATGTGTACATATTCTAGGATTTCAATCAGCTGCTGCTGTATTTTATGAAGAAGAGTTTGCGGCACTTGGCGAGACAAGAATCGTAACAGCAGATGGCAGTGCGGGAGAACAAGGTTTTGTCACAGATTCGCTGGCAAGAAATCCGGTAGATTTCACAACCTATTACACGTGCGGTCCAACTCCGATGCTTCATGCAGTGCAGCAAGCGTTTCATGATAAGCAAGGATTCTTATCATTTGAACAGCGCATGGGATGCGGGATTGGTGCTTGCTTCGCATGTGTATGTGAAACACAAACTGGACAAGATATGCCTTATGTTAAAGTTTGTTCAGATGGACCTGTATTTCCAGCGGGGGTGGTTGCGATATGA
- a CDS encoding dihydroorotate dehydrogenase, whose amino-acid sequence MNRLAVELPGLSLKNPIMPASGCFGFGKEFGNLYDLSQLGAIMIKATTLETRFGNPTPRVAETAAGMLNAIGLQNPGLERVMTEELTRLAQHDVPIIANVAGSETEDYVQVAEAISKAPNVNALELNISCPNVKCGGIAFGTDPNLAAELTSAVKEVSTVPVYVKLSPNVSDITLIAKAVEAAGADGITMINTLVGMRLDRKTGKPVIANGTGGLSGPAVKPVAIRMVYEVSKAVNIPIIGMGGVTDEGDVIDFLSAGASAVAVGTANFVNPFVCPEIIHALPALLDELGLETITELIGRSHAV is encoded by the coding sequence ATGAATCGATTAGCCGTTGAATTACCAGGTTTGTCGCTGAAAAATCCAATCATGCCTGCTTCAGGCTGTTTCGGATTTGGAAAAGAGTTTGGGAATTTGTATGATTTGTCTCAACTTGGGGCAATTATGATTAAAGCTACAACGCTTGAGACACGATTCGGCAATCCAACTCCGCGTGTAGCCGAGACGGCAGCAGGTATGTTGAACGCAATCGGACTTCAAAATCCAGGATTAGAACGCGTAATGACAGAAGAATTAACGCGTCTTGCACAACATGACGTTCCGATTATTGCGAACGTGGCGGGTTCTGAAACGGAAGATTATGTACAAGTTGCCGAAGCGATATCAAAAGCACCGAACGTGAATGCGCTGGAACTCAATATTTCATGTCCGAATGTAAAATGCGGCGGAATTGCCTTCGGAACAGATCCAAATCTTGCGGCAGAGTTGACTTCGGCTGTAAAGGAAGTATCCACTGTTCCGGTTTATGTGAAATTATCACCAAATGTATCGGACATTACTTTAATTGCAAAAGCTGTGGAAGCTGCTGGAGCAGATGGGATTACTATGATCAATACACTCGTTGGCATGCGCCTTGACCGGAAAACAGGGAAGCCGGTCATCGCAAATGGAACTGGCGGGCTTTCAGGCCCGGCGGTCAAACCCGTAGCTATTCGAATGGTGTATGAAGTAAGTAAAGCGGTCAACATTCCAATAATCGGAATGGGCGGAGTTACGGATGAAGGTGATGTGATCGACTTTTTATCAGCAGGAGCAAGCGCGGTAGCAGTCGGCACGGCAAACTTTGTGAATCCATTTGTTTGCCCTGAAATCATTCATGCTTTACCAGCATTGTTAGATGAACTAGGGCTGGAAACTATTACAGAGTTAATCGGAAGGAGTCATGCGGTATGA
- the pyrF gene encoding orotidine-5'-phosphate decarboxylase, whose translation MNTSPIIALDFEHQEAALSFLKPFESGTFVKVGMQLFYKEGPAIVYHLKEQGFDVFLDLKLHDIPNTVKSAMTSLASVGADLVNVHAAGGSFMMDAALEGLDIGTAAGGTRPSIIAVTQLTSTTEEQMQREQLIQTSLNDSVLHYAKLAQTSKLDGVVCSVLEAGSIAEVCGNEFLKVTPGIRLANEAAHDQKRIATPAEAKKMGSTHIVVGRSITEAADPLAAYQEIARQWKGLGK comes from the coding sequence ATGAACACATCCCCAATCATTGCATTGGATTTCGAACATCAAGAAGCCGCATTATCCTTTTTAAAACCTTTTGAAAGCGGTACGTTTGTCAAAGTAGGGATGCAACTTTTTTACAAAGAAGGACCAGCAATTGTTTATCATCTAAAAGAACAGGGATTTGACGTGTTCCTGGATTTGAAATTACATGATATCCCGAATACCGTGAAGTCTGCGATGACGTCACTCGCGTCAGTCGGAGCTGATTTAGTGAATGTGCATGCAGCAGGGGGCTCATTCATGATGGATGCGGCACTTGAAGGCTTGGATATTGGTACTGCAGCGGGCGGAACTCGGCCATCCATTATTGCGGTCACACAGTTGACTTCAACAACAGAAGAACAGATGCAGCGCGAGCAGCTTATTCAGACTTCATTGAACGATTCAGTCTTGCATTATGCAAAACTTGCCCAAACTTCAAAGTTAGACGGTGTCGTATGCTCCGTTTTAGAAGCGGGATCTATCGCTGAAGTTTGCGGAAACGAGTTTTTGAAAGTAACACCAGGTATTCGGCTTGCAAATGAAGCCGCTCACGATCAGAAACGGATCGCGACACCTGCAGAAGCTAAAAAGATGGGCTCGACACATATTGTCGTCGGCCGCTCGATAACTGAAGCTGCAGATCCGTTAGCAGCTTATCAAGAAATTGCAAGACAGTGGAAAGGATTGGGTAAATGA
- the pyrE gene encoding orotate phosphoribosyltransferase produces MMTKQEIAKILLHVGAVTLSPDEPFTWASGIQSPIYCDNRLIMSDPGGRRRIAEGMAASIKANYPETTVIAGTATAGIPHAAWIADILGLPMVYVRSKAKGHGRSKQIEGKVKPEDRAVIVEDLISTGGSSLTAADALTEAGVQVEGVVSIFTYGLESADQAFEKAGLSYTSLTDFNALAEVATRSGAIREESVAPLLDWHQKLKSGTLQ; encoded by the coding sequence ATGATGACTAAACAAGAAATCGCAAAAATTCTATTGCACGTAGGTGCTGTAACACTTAGCCCGGATGAGCCTTTCACATGGGCATCAGGCATCCAATCACCCATTTATTGTGACAACCGCCTTATCATGTCAGACCCAGGCGGCAGAAGAAGGATTGCTGAAGGAATGGCTGCTTCCATTAAAGCGAATTACCCTGAAACAACAGTCATTGCTGGGACAGCTACAGCTGGTATCCCGCATGCGGCATGGATTGCAGATATTTTAGGATTGCCGATGGTCTATGTCCGTTCAAAAGCAAAAGGTCACGGACGGAGTAAGCAGATCGAAGGGAAAGTAAAGCCGGAAGACCGGGCTGTCATCGTGGAAGATTTAATTTCTACTGGCGGTAGCAGCTTGACTGCTGCGGATGCATTAACAGAAGCTGGCGTTCAAGTGGAAGGTGTTGTCTCCATCTTTACATATGGATTGGAAAGTGCTGATCAAGCATTTGAAAAAGCTGGATTATCTTATACCAGCCTCACAGATTTCAATGCCCTCGCTGAAGTAGCAACGCGTTCCGGAGCAATCCGCGAAGAATCTGTTGCTCCTCTCCTTGACTGGCACCAAAAATTAAAATCTGGCACGTTGCAATAA
- a CDS encoding Rqc2 family fibronectin-binding protein — MAFDGLFTTAMKRELQTIENGRITKIHQPNAQETVFIIRAGGQNRKLLFSVHPSYARVQFTEETIQNPKEPPMFCMTLRKHLEGGTITAVEQMGTDRILKFTIRSKNEIGDDMERAIIFEIMGRHSNFLLIDPERDMIIDSMKHLPPSVNSYRTIMPGQPYIPAPPQDKRNPFTLTQEEFEQLLPSFDTPKAVVQELSGFSPVHAEELLYRLTSSAGASAYETYQSFVQIFSEGPFHPNTVEKEGKLLFSAAELTFTEGSEIVYPTLGELLDKVYFARAVRERVKAQAADLERWLDNEISKLKLKVQKLEKERNDAGRLDTFQLYGELLTANSYAIEKGQKEAVVDNYYEQGTTVTIQLDPRKSVIDNAQRYFSKYTKAKNALIQLASQLEKAREDIEYFEMVKQQVMQASTDDIDEIRDELAELGLMKARKGKKKVKPKKPMPESYQSTDGIKISVGKNNRQNDWLTSKLAARNHIWLHTKDIPGSHVVIHDEEPSEQTIQEAATLAAYFSKARGSASVPVDFTEVRHVKKPNGSKPGFVIYFEQKTIFVTPDEDVVRQLKA, encoded by the coding sequence ATGGCATTTGACGGGTTGTTCACAACCGCGATGAAACGCGAACTACAAACGATAGAAAATGGGAGAATCACAAAGATTCACCAACCAAACGCACAAGAAACCGTATTCATTATCCGAGCAGGCGGTCAAAACCGAAAGTTACTTTTTTCGGTTCATCCTTCCTATGCGCGCGTGCAATTTACAGAAGAAACGATTCAGAACCCAAAAGAACCTCCAATGTTCTGCATGACACTTCGAAAACACTTAGAAGGCGGCACAATTACAGCAGTTGAACAAATGGGAACAGACCGAATCTTAAAGTTTACGATACGTTCAAAAAACGAAATTGGCGATGATATGGAACGTGCAATCATATTTGAAATCATGGGGCGTCACAGTAACTTTTTACTGATCGATCCGGAACGAGATATGATCATCGACAGCATGAAGCACTTGCCGCCAAGTGTGAACAGCTATCGTACCATTATGCCAGGCCAACCTTACATCCCAGCACCGCCGCAAGATAAACGCAATCCATTTACACTTACTCAAGAAGAGTTTGAACAATTACTTCCATCGTTTGATACTCCTAAAGCTGTTGTTCAAGAGCTTTCAGGATTTTCACCGGTGCATGCGGAGGAACTGCTGTATCGATTAACCAGTTCAGCCGGAGCGTCTGCATATGAGACCTATCAGTCATTCGTCCAGATTTTTTCAGAAGGTCCTTTTCATCCGAACACTGTGGAAAAGGAGGGAAAGTTATTATTTTCTGCAGCTGAGCTGACGTTCACGGAAGGATCCGAGATTGTTTATCCGACCCTCGGGGAATTGCTGGACAAAGTCTACTTTGCCCGTGCAGTTCGAGAACGGGTGAAAGCGCAAGCAGCTGATCTAGAGCGCTGGCTGGATAACGAAATTTCCAAACTGAAGTTAAAAGTGCAAAAGCTGGAAAAAGAACGCAATGACGCAGGTCGCTTGGATACGTTCCAACTTTATGGTGAACTTCTCACAGCAAACAGTTATGCGATTGAAAAAGGGCAAAAAGAAGCCGTTGTTGATAACTATTATGAGCAAGGAACAACTGTGACGATTCAACTGGATCCACGCAAATCTGTGATTGACAATGCGCAGCGTTATTTTTCAAAGTATACAAAAGCGAAGAATGCCTTAATTCAACTTGCTAGTCAATTGGAAAAAGCCCGCGAAGACATCGAGTATTTTGAAATGGTGAAACAGCAAGTCATGCAGGCATCTACTGATGATATCGATGAAATCCGGGACGAACTTGCGGAACTGGGTCTCATGAAAGCTCGAAAAGGCAAGAAGAAAGTAAAACCTAAGAAACCGATGCCCGAATCGTATCAGTCGACAGATGGTATAAAAATCTCAGTCGGGAAAAATAACCGACAAAATGATTGGCTGACTTCGAAGCTCGCTGCCCGCAACCATATTTGGCTGCATACCAAAGATATTCCGGGGTCACACGTAGTCATTCACGATGAGGAGCCGAGCGAACAAACGATTCAAGAAGCTGCCACTCTCGCGGCTTACTTCAGTAAGGCACGAGGATCAGCATCCGTGCCAGTCGATTTCACAGAAGTCCGTCACGTAAAAAAGCCCAATGGGTCAAAACCAGGGTTTGTCATCTACTTTGAACAAAAAACGATTTTTGTCACCCCCGATGAAGATGTCGTACGGCAGTTAAAAGCATAA
- the gmk gene encoding guanylate kinase, with protein sequence MFKQRGLLIVLSGPSGVGKGTVRKELFASPDTNYEYSISMTTRQPREGEADGVDYFFRPREVFEALIEEGKLLEHAEYVGNYYGTPLDYVNETLDSGRDVFLEIEVVGAAQVREKMPDGLFIFLAPPSLSHLEQRLVGRGTEVLEVIASRVAKARDELEMMDLYDYVVENDEVTKACDRINAIVTAEHCRRERVEERYLAMLEGE encoded by the coding sequence ATGTTTAAACAACGAGGACTTTTGATTGTTCTTTCCGGCCCATCGGGAGTCGGAAAAGGAACTGTTCGGAAAGAGCTGTTTGCGTCTCCGGACACCAATTATGAATATTCGATATCGATGACGACGCGTCAGCCGAGAGAAGGCGAAGCGGATGGAGTCGATTACTTTTTCCGTCCGCGTGAAGTGTTTGAGGCACTCATTGAGGAAGGAAAACTTCTTGAGCATGCGGAGTATGTCGGAAATTATTATGGAACCCCGCTGGATTATGTAAACGAAACTCTCGATTCCGGAAGAGATGTCTTCTTGGAAATTGAAGTAGTCGGTGCTGCACAAGTGAGAGAGAAAATGCCGGACGGGCTATTCATATTCTTAGCGCCGCCAAGTCTTTCACATTTAGAGCAGCGGCTTGTAGGCCGCGGGACAGAAGTACTGGAAGTCATTGCTTCACGCGTCGCAAAAGCGCGTGACGAGTTAGAGATGATGGACTTGTATGATTATGTTGTAGAAAACGATGAAGTGACGAAAGCGTGCGATCGCATCAATGCAATCGTGACAGCTGAGCACTGCCGAAGAGAACGCGTTGAAGAACGTTATTTAGCTATGTTGGAAGGGGAATAA
- the rpoZ gene encoding DNA-directed RNA polymerase subunit omega, producing MLYPSVDSLKEKIDSKYTLVSLAAKRAREMQEKKDEQLVSYTSHKNVGKALEEVAAGMLHKRKTDASVVYEDEI from the coding sequence ATGTTATATCCATCTGTTGATTCACTAAAAGAGAAAATCGATTCAAAGTACACGCTTGTCTCACTTGCTGCAAAGAGAGCCCGCGAAATGCAAGAAAAGAAAGACGAGCAGCTAGTTTCCTACACATCACATAAAAATGTCGGCAAAGCACTTGAAGAAGTAGCAGCAGGCATGCTTCATAAACGCAAGACGGACGCTTCCGTTGTCTATGAGGACGAAATTTAA
- the coaBC gene encoding bifunctional phosphopantothenoylcysteine decarboxylase/phosphopantothenate--cysteine ligase CoaBC: protein MLANKKVLLCVTGGIAVYKAVALVSKLSQSGAQVKVVMTRSAMEFVQPLSFQVMSRNDVYYDTFDEKDSSVIAHIDLADWADLIIVAPATANFIGKLANGIADDMASTLLLAATAPVWIAPAMNVHMYEHPAVLRNIDTLYKDGVRFIEPSEGFLACGYVGKGRLEEPERIVELVDSFFNETVKLPLAGKKVVVTAGPTLERIDPVRYISNFSSGKMGYAMAQAAVELGAETILISGPVSLAPPAGVELIRVESAAEMLQAVLDYYSAADYVVKSAAVADYRPKTIHEQKMKKKEGETSLELERTTDILKTLGEMKTTQRLVGFAAETTDALTYGKGKLESKNLDWIIVNDVTDPAGGFGSDENVVTLISRSGIEILFPAMEKKELAKQLLTTIVQEGTDSL from the coding sequence TTGTTAGCCAATAAAAAAGTTTTGCTTTGTGTGACTGGCGGCATTGCCGTCTACAAAGCGGTTGCACTGGTTAGTAAATTGAGTCAATCCGGAGCGCAGGTGAAAGTGGTGATGACCCGCTCTGCGATGGAGTTTGTTCAGCCGTTATCGTTCCAAGTTATGTCTCGGAACGATGTTTATTACGATACGTTCGATGAAAAAGATTCCTCAGTTATCGCACACATCGATCTTGCAGATTGGGCAGATTTAATTATCGTTGCACCGGCTACTGCGAATTTCATCGGGAAACTGGCAAATGGCATCGCAGATGATATGGCGTCAACTCTCTTACTTGCAGCGACAGCTCCTGTTTGGATTGCGCCTGCCATGAATGTCCATATGTACGAGCACCCGGCAGTCCTTCGGAATATCGATACTCTTTATAAAGATGGAGTTCGATTCATCGAACCATCCGAGGGTTTTTTAGCATGCGGATATGTTGGCAAAGGCCGTCTAGAGGAGCCTGAACGCATTGTGGAACTAGTCGATTCGTTCTTTAATGAAACCGTAAAACTGCCGCTTGCAGGTAAAAAAGTGGTCGTGACGGCAGGTCCGACATTAGAACGAATTGATCCGGTCCGGTACATATCAAATTTCTCAAGCGGCAAGATGGGGTACGCGATGGCGCAAGCTGCGGTTGAACTCGGTGCAGAAACGATTCTCATTTCGGGACCTGTATCGCTGGCTCCACCAGCAGGAGTTGAGCTCATTCGTGTAGAAAGCGCGGCTGAGATGCTTCAAGCCGTTTTAGATTATTACTCAGCTGCGGATTATGTTGTTAAATCAGCTGCAGTTGCAGATTATCGTCCAAAGACAATTCATGAACAAAAGATGAAGAAAAAAGAAGGCGAAACATCGCTGGAATTGGAACGGACAACCGATATTTTGAAAACGTTAGGTGAAATGAAAACAACACAGCGGCTTGTCGGATTTGCGGCAGAAACGACTGATGCACTTACATATGGAAAAGGTAAGTTGGAATCGAAAAATCTGGATTGGATTATTGTGAATGATGTTACGGATCCTGCAGGCGGTTTTGGCAGTGATGAGAACGTCGTGACCCTGATTTCAAGATCCGGTATCGAGATTCTATTCCCGGCTATGGAGAAAAAGGAGCTGGCGAAGCAATTGCTCACAACGATCGTTCAAGAAGGAACAGATTCCCTATGA
- the priA gene encoding primosomal protein N', whose translation MIAEVIVDVAAYPIDRPFDYKIPELFLGFVEPGMRVKVPFGPRKVAGYVVALKNDSDLDVSKIKPLEELIDFEPILSSELLKLSEWLAVDTLAYRIEALQVMLPAAMRAKYEKYIQVEDSSAITDTEFMNMLRGRDRVPLKIADTSELLRQLKAYVKNGAVRVDTLVKQQTAVKKVRMIHIAEIEELNQQVETLSKQAVKQRELVNWMIEHAGQTIEAGKLIAESGVSATVLKTIIEKGFAQEKKTEVYREPDALEIQDTAIPKQLTAYQQHAVDEILEAYRSGTDTTFLLHGITGSGKTEVYLQTIEEVLSTGKEAIMLVPEISLTPQMTTRFKERFGDQVAVMHSALSAGEKYDEWRKIHRKEVKVVVGARSAIFAPFEKLGIIILDEEHESTYKQEDSPRYHARDVAIWRAQFNHCPVILGSATPALESYARASKGVYRLLELPTRAKDQELPNVNIVDMRAELKDGNRSMFSVPLADAVRDRLDKGEQTVLFLNKRGFSSFVLCRDCGTTIQCPNCDISLTYHRATENLKCHYCGHEERVPQVCPECESEHIRFFGTGTQKAEEEIAKLFPEARVLRMDVDTTRQKGSHARLLQKFSEGQADILLGTQMIAKGLDFPNITLVGVLAADTTLHLADFRAAEKTFQLLTQVSGRAGRHDLEGEVFVQTYTPEHYAIELAKAQVYEPFYEMEMGTRKQFGYPPFYYIVNIQFSHEDLMKVVGYAEKAGRFLADGLSPESVIIGPTASAISRVNNRYRYQCLIKYKKEPKLTETLQALIRIYRTDWIKDGLQLSVDKSPVVIY comes from the coding sequence ATGATCGCTGAAGTGATCGTGGATGTTGCAGCGTATCCGATTGATCGTCCATTTGACTATAAAATTCCTGAACTTTTTTTAGGCTTTGTAGAACCCGGGATGCGTGTAAAAGTACCATTTGGTCCGCGTAAAGTAGCAGGCTATGTGGTTGCTTTGAAAAACGACAGCGACTTGGACGTCAGTAAGATTAAACCGTTGGAAGAGCTTATCGATTTTGAACCAATTCTCTCATCGGAACTGCTCAAACTTTCGGAATGGCTTGCTGTGGATACGCTTGCTTATCGAATAGAGGCCCTTCAAGTTATGCTTCCGGCGGCAATGCGTGCTAAGTATGAAAAGTATATACAAGTGGAGGATTCATCAGCCATCACAGATACTGAATTTATGAATATGCTGCGGGGCAGAGACCGTGTTCCATTAAAAATAGCTGATACATCAGAGCTGTTAAGGCAGCTTAAGGCCTATGTAAAAAACGGTGCAGTCCGTGTAGACACGCTTGTTAAACAACAGACAGCTGTGAAGAAAGTCCGAATGATTCATATTGCTGAGATAGAAGAATTGAATCAGCAAGTAGAGACATTAAGTAAACAAGCGGTCAAACAGCGTGAGTTGGTAAATTGGATGATTGAACATGCAGGACAAACCATTGAAGCCGGAAAGCTGATTGCTGAATCCGGCGTATCTGCCACTGTTTTGAAAACAATCATTGAAAAAGGATTTGCCCAGGAAAAAAAGACAGAAGTGTACCGGGAACCTGATGCATTGGAAATCCAGGATACAGCGATTCCAAAACAGCTTACCGCCTATCAGCAGCACGCAGTGGATGAAATACTTGAAGCATATCGATCAGGTACAGATACAACATTCCTGCTGCACGGCATTACAGGCAGCGGCAAGACTGAGGTGTACTTGCAAACGATCGAAGAAGTGCTGTCAACTGGAAAAGAAGCAATTATGCTTGTACCGGAGATTTCGCTGACGCCTCAAATGACTACGCGGTTCAAAGAGCGTTTCGGTGATCAAGTTGCAGTTATGCACAGTGCACTATCTGCAGGTGAGAAATATGATGAGTGGCGTAAAATTCATCGTAAAGAAGTGAAAGTGGTTGTTGGGGCGCGTTCTGCTATTTTTGCGCCTTTTGAAAAACTAGGAATCATTATTTTGGATGAAGAGCACGAATCTACGTATAAACAAGAAGATTCTCCCCGCTATCATGCACGGGATGTTGCGATTTGGCGTGCACAGTTCAATCATTGCCCTGTGATTCTCGGAAGTGCGACTCCCGCCCTTGAATCTTATGCGCGTGCGTCGAAAGGTGTTTATCGTCTTCTGGAATTGCCAACACGGGCAAAAGATCAGGAGCTGCCAAACGTCAACATCGTCGATATGCGAGCTGAACTGAAAGACGGCAACCGTTCTATGTTTTCTGTCCCGCTGGCGGATGCTGTCAGAGATCGATTGGATAAAGGAGAACAGACAGTTCTGTTTTTAAATAAGCGTGGTTTTTCTTCTTTTGTTTTATGCAGGGATTGCGGGACGACGATTCAATGTCCGAACTGTGATATTTCATTGACGTATCATCGGGCCACTGAGAATTTAAAATGTCACTACTGCGGACATGAAGAACGAGTGCCTCAAGTCTGCCCTGAATGCGAAAGTGAACATATTCGTTTTTTTGGAACGGGTACACAAAAAGCGGAAGAAGAGATTGCAAAACTTTTCCCGGAAGCGCGAGTGCTTCGTATGGATGTCGATACGACTCGCCAAAAAGGATCACATGCCCGTCTGCTTCAAAAGTTCAGTGAAGGCCAGGCAGATATTTTACTTGGGACGCAAATGATTGCTAAAGGACTTGATTTTCCGAATATTACACTTGTCGGTGTTTTAGCGGCAGATACAACCCTGCATCTGGCAGATTTCAGAGCCGCGGAAAAGACGTTTCAATTGCTTACTCAAGTAAGCGGCAGAGCAGGACGTCATGACTTAGAAGGAGAAGTATTTGTTCAAACGTACACACCGGAACACTATGCAATCGAACTTGCTAAAGCTCAAGTATATGAACCGTTTTATGAAATGGAGATGGGAACTCGGAAGCAATTTGGGTATCCGCCATTTTATTACATTGTCAATATTCAATTCAGCCATGAAGATTTAATGAAAGTTGTAGGATATGCTGAAAAAGCAGGACGATTTTTAGCAGACGGGTTAAGTCCGGAAAGCGTCATTATCGGTCCGACAGCGTCTGCCATTAGCCGTGTGAATAATAGATATCGCTATCAATGTTTGATAAAATACAAAAAAGAACCGAAACTGACAGAGACACTGCAGGCACTTATCCGGATTTATCGAACGGATTGGATAAAAGACGGATTACAGCTTTCTGTTGATAAATCACCTGTCGTTATTTACTGA